A stretch of Clostridium formicaceticum DNA encodes these proteins:
- the cas5b gene encoding type I-B CRISPR-associated protein Cas5b, whose amino-acid sequence MRALKFTLSGKTAFFKKPDVNTYYYFTYGNIHKVALLGILGAILGYKGYNQQKHEEKSVYPEFYEKLKAIKIGVVPRNNKGYIQKKIQSFNNSVGYASREQGGNLIVKEQWLEEPKWDIYILIEEEVENELADRIMKRRFQYIPYLGKNDHIANITDVQIIDNIELITNTNKIDSLFLKDFFELQPFEDDPFDTDTVYVPIYKYEEMLPVMLEETTNKYEVQSFIYTNSPLVPIKNSLVYECDGNIIFFF is encoded by the coding sequence ATGAGAGCTTTAAAATTTACTCTAAGTGGAAAAACGGCTTTTTTTAAGAAACCAGATGTAAATACCTATTACTACTTTACTTATGGCAATATTCACAAAGTTGCTTTATTAGGCATACTAGGGGCTATTCTTGGTTACAAAGGATATAATCAGCAGAAACATGAGGAAAAGTCAGTATACCCTGAATTTTATGAAAAACTTAAAGCAATTAAGATAGGGGTAGTTCCTAGAAATAATAAAGGGTATATTCAAAAAAAAATTCAGTCTTTTAATAATTCTGTAGGATATGCTTCAAGGGAGCAGGGGGGGAATCTCATTGTAAAAGAACAATGGCTGGAGGAGCCCAAATGGGATATATATATTCTTATTGAAGAAGAAGTGGAAAATGAGTTAGCAGATAGGATCATGAAGAGGAGATTTCAATACATACCCTATTTAGGAAAAAATGATCATATAGCCAATATTACTGATGTACAAATTATTGACAATATTGAGCTTATAACAAATACCAATAAGATAGATAGTCTATTTCTAAAAGACTTTTTTGAACTTCAACCCTTTGAAGACGACCCTTTTGACACAGATACTGTATATGTTCCCATCTATAAATATGAAGAAATGTTGCCAGTAATGTTAGAAGAAACTACTAATAAATATGAAGTGCAATCATTCATATACACGAATTCACCGTTAGTACCTATTAAAAATTCCTTAGTTTATGAGTGTGATGGTAATATAATATTTTTCTTTTAA
- a CDS encoding CRISPR-associated helicase/endonuclease Cas3 → MYFNDVEKFQLEELIVNNEKIYAHVMKERKEILKEHVELAIKYLYKIIEVKQLHSVLLNFEKNICKEMSTQGKLLYREMLFNTIYMHDLGKINCNFQYNRMNNKEFKGKKGLDFNNSNHSMLSSIIYLNHYFNRIKEQENKDDRSILAIVMLLNAYAISKHHGGFDSFGEFKSKLLEKDGEGWRLYTEELSMFNEIYQVPIIFNHNKNLLNRIFSNVEKSLKDKEKKQRGISIYFYIYQRFVASLLLACDYYATSEFKNQREIKDFGEIENINHFYQVYKNTEICKGIRTYEKESYGKTNDFNGIQDINILRNELFLEAEKNLLKNIEKNIFYLEAPTGSGKSNVGFNLSFKLIENLSDINKIFYVYPFNTLVEQNMNTLKKTFEDSAAMKDIAIINSVVPIKTKNRTENEDSDVMKDDYEISFLDRQFLHYPMILTTHISIFNYLFGTSKDNLFPLYQLANSIIILDEIQSYKNRIWKEIITFLKYYSEALNIKFIIMSATLPDLNKLIDEETETINLVENRDKYFSNSIFKDRVKLDFSLLELQENTMEGLLKHVLETGKKTEGNILIEFITKKSAMKFFKKLKEENELSEDADKKEIELITGDDNSIDRNAIIAKVKANKNIILVATQVIEAGVDIDMDVGYKDISMLDAEEQFLGRINRSCMKKNCKVYFFDLDDASKIYKNDVRKEKSINLTAEKIRNILIDKNFGVFYKDVLQKLEKEANKLNDNNFYSFIEDNIKGLNFKKIEERMKLIDEHYRYSVFLSRRIELENNKILNGEEVWKEYITLLKNNDLEYAEKKIKLSRVTASLNHFIYKVQKNDFTYQERIGDLYYITDGERYFVDGKFDRENFDKGIGDFI, encoded by the coding sequence ATGTATTTTAATGATGTGGAAAAATTTCAATTGGAAGAATTAATTGTGAATAATGAAAAAATATATGCCCATGTGATGAAGGAAAGAAAAGAAATATTAAAGGAACATGTCGAATTAGCCATTAAGTATTTGTATAAAATTATTGAGGTAAAACAACTTCACTCAGTTTTATTAAATTTTGAAAAAAATATATGTAAAGAGATGAGCACACAAGGAAAATTGCTATATAGAGAGATGCTATTTAATACAATATATATGCATGATCTAGGTAAGATTAACTGCAATTTTCAATACAACAGGATGAATAATAAAGAATTTAAAGGAAAAAAAGGACTAGATTTCAACAATTCTAATCACTCGATGCTTTCCTCCATAATATATCTAAATCACTACTTTAACAGGATTAAAGAACAAGAAAATAAAGATGATAGAAGTATATTGGCTATAGTAATGTTATTGAACGCTTACGCCATATCAAAACATCACGGAGGTTTTGATAGTTTTGGTGAATTTAAATCTAAATTATTAGAAAAAGATGGAGAAGGCTGGAGATTATATACAGAAGAACTTTCCATGTTTAATGAAATTTATCAAGTGCCTATAATATTTAATCATAACAAGAATCTACTAAATAGAATTTTTTCTAATGTCGAAAAAAGCTTGAAGGATAAAGAAAAGAAACAAAGAGGAATATCCATATATTTCTACATATATCAAAGATTCGTAGCATCTTTACTACTGGCTTGTGATTATTATGCTACGTCTGAATTTAAAAATCAAAGAGAAATTAAAGATTTTGGAGAAATAGAGAATATAAATCATTTCTATCAGGTTTATAAGAACACAGAAATATGTAAAGGCATACGTACATATGAGAAAGAAAGTTATGGCAAAACGAATGATTTTAATGGTATACAGGACATTAATATATTGAGAAATGAATTGTTTCTTGAGGCAGAGAAAAACTTGCTGAAAAATATTGAAAAAAACATATTTTATTTGGAAGCTCCTACGGGAAGCGGTAAAAGCAATGTTGGGTTTAATTTAAGCTTTAAGCTTATAGAAAACCTTTCAGATATAAATAAAATTTTTTATGTATATCCTTTTAATACTCTTGTTGAACAAAATATGAATACATTAAAGAAAACTTTTGAAGACAGTGCTGCGATGAAAGATATAGCTATTATCAACTCTGTAGTGCCTATAAAAACCAAGAATAGAACAGAAAATGAAGATAGTGACGTAATGAAGGATGACTATGAAATATCTTTTTTAGATAGGCAATTTTTACATTATCCTATGATTTTAACTACTCATATTAGTATATTTAATTATTTGTTTGGAACTTCAAAAGACAATTTATTCCCCTTATATCAGTTGGCAAATAGCATTATTATTTTAGATGAGATACAAAGCTATAAAAACAGGATTTGGAAAGAGATTATTACATTTCTTAAATACTATTCGGAGGCACTAAATATAAAATTTATCATCATGTCGGCCACACTACCAGATTTAAACAAACTTATTGATGAAGAGACAGAAACCATTAATTTAGTTGAGAATAGAGATAAGTACTTTAGTAATTCAATATTCAAAGATAGAGTGAAATTAGATTTTTCTTTATTAGAACTTCAAGAAAATACGATGGAAGGACTTCTAAAACATGTGCTGGAAACTGGGAAAAAAACAGAAGGTAACATTTTGATAGAATTCATAACAAAGAAAAGTGCCATGAAATTTTTCAAGAAATTGAAAGAGGAAAATGAGCTATCAGAAGATGCAGACAAAAAAGAAATAGAACTTATTACAGGTGATGACAACAGCATAGACAGAAATGCCATTATAGCAAAAGTTAAGGCTAATAAAAATATTATCCTAGTAGCTACCCAAGTGATAGAAGCAGGTGTAGATATTGATATGGATGTGGGGTACAAGGACATATCTATGTTGGATGCTGAAGAACAATTTTTAGGAAGGATTAATCGTTCCTGTATGAAGAAAAATTGCAAAGTATATTTTTTTGATTTAGATGATGCCTCTAAAATTTATAAAAATGATGTTAGGAAAGAGAAAAGTATTAACTTAACCGCTGAGAAGATAAGAAACATATTAATTGATAAAAACTTCGGAGTCTTTTATAAAGATGTATTACAAAAACTAGAAAAAGAAGCAAATAAATTAAATGATAATAATTTTTATAGCTTTATTGAGGACAACATAAAGGGACTAAACTTTAAAAAAATTGAGGAAAGAATGAAACTCATAGATGAGCATTATCGATATAGTGTATTCTTAAGCAGGAGGATTGAATTAGAAAATAATAAAATTTTAAATGGAGAAGAGGTTTGGAAGGAGTATATTACTCTATTAAAGAATAATGATTTAGAGTATGCGGAGAAAAAAATCAAGCTATCTAGAGTAACGGCCAGTCTAAATCATTTTATATATAAAGTACAAAAAAATGATTTTACTTACCAGGAAAGAATTGGAGATCTTTATTATATTACTGATGGTGAAAGATATTTCGTAGATGGTAAATTTGATAGAGAAAATTTTGATAAGGGTATTGGGGATTTTATATAG
- the cas4 gene encoding CRISPR-associated protein Cas4: MRVNGTLVNYYFHCKRQCWLHGNRINLEDNSEDVRIGKAIHEIKKEKNKSTEISIDNIKIDKLTQEYLTEVKKSDADIEATKWQTLFYLKILREKGIERKGKLEFTEKNKSKSIVIVELDDKKLAELEEITKNIQKLLIEEEAPQVINKPKCKKCSYFEYCYI, translated from the coding sequence ATGAGAGTAAATGGTACGTTGGTGAATTATTATTTTCATTGTAAAAGGCAGTGTTGGCTACATGGAAATAGAATTAACTTGGAGGATAACAGTGAGGATGTAAGGATCGGCAAAGCTATTCATGAAATAAAAAAAGAAAAAAATAAGTCTACAGAGATAAGCATTGACAATATAAAAATAGACAAGCTTACGCAAGAGTATCTAACGGAAGTAAAAAAGTCTGATGCTGACATAGAGGCTACTAAGTGGCAAACATTATTTTATTTAAAGATATTGAGAGAAAAGGGGATAGAGAGAAAAGGAAAATTAGAGTTTACTGAAAAAAACAAGAGTAAAAGCATCGTTATTGTAGAATTAGATGACAAAAAATTAGCGGAATTAGAGGAGATAACAAAGAATATTCAAAAGCTATTGATCGAGGAAGAAGCACCACAGGTAATTAATAAACCAAAATGCAAGAAGTGTTCATACTTTGAATACTGTTATATATAG
- the cas1b gene encoding type I-B CRISPR-associated endonuclease Cas1b codes for MGSTRYITSMGELTRKDNSLCFRKDNKNVYIPVENTKEIYCMSEVSINSKLLDFLSQNNVVIHFFNYYEGYSGTFYPKQQYNSGKILIKQVEAYHTKRLIIAKSIVKAIGDNMYEVLYHYYKHNKKEVKGTIDWIRKDMQGNLEKSKNIQQIMQVEGELWQRFYGEFKHILLEDFVMSRRVKRPPDNPINALVSFGNSLLYTKTITAIYNTHLDQRISFLHAPSEGRFSLSLDISETFKPVLVFKTIFDLVNNKKIQVSKHFDKKVNYCLLNEEGRKIFITAFEERLESVFLHQKLKRKVSYKTAIKLDCYKLIKFILEDVEFKPFDIKEKM; via the coding sequence ATGGGAAGTACGAGATATATAACGTCTATGGGAGAATTAACAAGAAAGGATAATTCCTTATGCTTTAGGAAGGATAATAAAAATGTCTATATACCTGTAGAAAATACAAAGGAAATTTACTGTATGTCAGAAGTGAGCATCAATAGTAAGTTATTGGATTTTCTTTCCCAAAACAATGTAGTAATTCACTTTTTTAATTACTATGAGGGATATAGTGGTACCTTTTATCCAAAACAACAGTACAATAGTGGAAAAATTCTTATAAAACAAGTAGAAGCTTATCATACGAAAAGATTAATTATAGCAAAGAGCATTGTGAAGGCTATTGGGGACAACATGTATGAGGTTCTATATCATTATTATAAACACAATAAAAAAGAGGTAAAAGGGACTATTGATTGGATAAGAAAAGATATGCAAGGAAATTTGGAAAAATCTAAAAATATTCAACAGATTATGCAGGTAGAAGGAGAGCTATGGCAAAGATTCTATGGAGAATTCAAACATATACTTTTAGAAGATTTTGTTATGAGTAGAAGAGTAAAAAGACCTCCAGATAATCCAATCAATGCTTTGGTGTCCTTTGGAAACTCATTACTATATACAAAAACAATAACAGCTATATACAATACTCATTTAGACCAAAGAATCAGTTTTTTACATGCACCTTCGGAGGGTAGATTTTCTCTTAGTTTAGATATAAGTGAAACTTTCAAACCGGTACTGGTCTTTAAAACCATTTTTGATCTGGTAAATAATAAGAAAATACAAGTAAGCAAGCATTTTGATAAAAAGGTTAACTACTGCTTATTAAATGAAGAAGGGAGAAAAATATTTATCACTGCTTTTGAGGAAAGACTGGAGAGTGTATTTCTTCATCAGAAGCTTAAAAGGAAAGTAAGTTATAAGACAGCGATAAAGTTAGATTGTTATAAGCTTATAAAGTTTATACTGGAGGATGTAGAGTTTAAACCTTTTGATATAAAGGAGAAAATGTAA
- the cas2 gene encoding CRISPR-associated endonuclease Cas2, with amino-acid sequence MKKNYNYNYAFLFYDVNVKRVNKVFKVCKKYLSHFQKSVFRGDITPSKLMLLKEELNRVIDESEDFVCIIKLMNNNVYGEEILGNKQNDTGEDLIL; translated from the coding sequence ATGAAAAAAAATTATAATTACAATTATGCTTTTCTTTTTTATGATGTCAATGTTAAGCGAGTCAATAAAGTATTTAAAGTATGTAAAAAATATTTATCTCACTTTCAAAAATCTGTTTTCAGAGGGGATATAACACCATCGAAGTTGATGTTATTGAAAGAGGAACTGAATAGAGTAATAGATGAATCTGAGGATTTTGTATGTATCATAAAGTTGATGAATAACAATGTATATGGAGAAGAAATATTAGGCAACAAGCAAAATGATACAGGGGAAGATCTCATATTATAA